One genomic region from Argentina anserina chromosome 2, drPotAnse1.1, whole genome shotgun sequence encodes:
- the LOC126783864 gene encoding 26S proteasome regulatory subunit S10B homolog B-like, whose translation MTTHVDYRTKLLAQKALQAEVKQVRDRLRSAKKEYEKTEDDLKSLQSVGQIVGEVLSQLDDGRVLVKASSGPRYVVGCRTKIPREKLASGTRVVLDITTLTIMRPLPREVDPVVYNMLQEDPGNVSYSSVGGLSDQIRDLRESIELPLMNPELFLRVGIKPPKGVLLYGPPGTGKTLLARAIASNIDANFLKVVSSAIVDKYIGESARMIREMFNYARDHQPCIIFMDEIDAIGGARLSEGTSSDREVQRTLMELLNQLDGFDQLGKVKIIMATNRPDTLDSALLRPGRLDRKIEIPLPNEQSRMEILKIHVAGIAKHGEIDYEAIVRLAEGFNGADLRNICTEAGMFAIRAERDYVVQEDFMKAVRKLNDAKKLESRAHYNFGKDK comes from the exons ATGACGACACATGTGGATTACCGCACGAAGTTACTAGCACAAAAGGCACTGCAAGCTGAAGTAAAGCAAG TAAGAGATCGACTGAGGTCTGCAAAGAAGGAATATGAGAAAACAGAAGATGATTTGAAGTCCTTGCAAAGTGTAGGACAGATTGTAGGGGAAGTTCTGTCACAGCTCGATGATGGACGGG TGTTAGTGAAGGCAAGTAGTGGCCCTCGGTATGTGGTAGGCTGTCGCACTAAAATCCCCAGAGAAAAACTTGCATCGGGCACTCGTGTAGTTTTGGACATCACTACTTTGACTATCATGAGGCCTCTTCCAAGAGAA GTTGATCCAGTTGTGTATAATATGCTTCAAGAAGATCCAGGTAATGTTAGCTACTCGTCTGTGGGAGGTCTGTCTGATCAGATACGAGATCTTAGGGAATCTATAGAATTGCCTTTGATGAACCCCGAGCTCTTCCTTAGAGTGGGGATCAAACCTCCCAAGGGTGTTCTTCTCTATGGACCTCCGGGAACAGGAAAGACATTACTGGCTAGAGCCATTGCCAGCAATATAGATGCTAATTTTTTGAAG GTTGTCTCAAGCGCTATTGTCGATAAATACATTGGTGAGAGTGCAAGAATGATAAGGGAAATGTTCAATTACGCTCGTGATCACCAG CCTTGTATCATTTTTATGGACGAGATTGATGCAATTGGTGGAGCACGTTTGAGTGAAGGCACTAGTTCAGACAGAGAAGTGCAGAGAACCCTCATGGAGTTGCTTAACCAGCTAGATGGATTCGATCAGCTTGGAAAA GTAAAAATCATAATGGCGACCAATAGACCTGATACTTTAGATTCTGCACTACTCCGCCCTGGGCGTCTAGACCGGAAGATAGAGATTCCATTGCCTAATGAACAGTCAAGAATGGAAATTCTAAAGATCCATGTTGCTGGGATAGCGAAACATGGGGAAATTGATTATGAGGCGATTGTTAGGCTTGCTGAG GGCTTTAATGGGGCTGATCTACGAAACATATGTACTGAAGCTGGGATGTTTGCCATACGTGCTGAGAGAGATTATGTCGTTCAAGAAGACTTCATGAAG GCTGTCAGAAAATTGAACGATGCCAAGAAGCTCGAGTCCAGGGCTCACTACAATTTTGGGAAAGATAAGTGA
- the LOC126783885 gene encoding 26S proteasome regulatory subunit 10B homolog A encodes MTSTETEDAVRRRTAVTDYRKRLLQHKELESRVRAVRENLRGAKKEFGKTEDDLKSLQSVGQIIGEVLRPLDNERLIVKASSGPRYVVGCRSKVDKEKLTAGTRVVLDMTTLTIMRALPREVDPVVYNMLHEDPGNVSYSAVGGLGDQIRELRESIELPLMNPELFLRVGIKPPKGVLLYGPPGTGKTLLARAIASNIDANFLKVVSSAIIDKYIGESARLIREMFGYARDHQPCIIFMDEIDAIGGRRFSEGTSADREIQRTLMELLNQLDGFDQLGKVKMIMATNRPDVLDPALLRPGRLDRKIEIPLPNEQSRMEILKIHAAGIAKHGEIDYEAVVKLAEGFNGADLRNVCTEAGMSAIRAERDYVIHEDFMKAVRKLNEAKKLESSAHYNADFGKE; translated from the exons ATGACGTCAACCGAGACGGAAGACGCCGTACGACGTCGCACTGCCGTAACGGACTACCGCAAGAGACTACTCCAGCATAAGGAGCTCGAATCCCGTGTCCGCGCAG TGCGAGAAAACTTGCGAGGAGCTAAGAAGGAGTTTGGGAAAACTGAAGATGACTTGAAGTCGCTTCAAAGTGTTGGTCAGATTATTGGGGAAGTGCTGAGACCTCTTGATAATGAACGCT TGATAGTGAAGGCAAGTAGTGGCCCTCGGTATGTGGTTGGCTGTCGCAGTAAAGTGGACAAGGAGAAACTAACAGCGGGTACTCGTGTTGTTTTGGACATGACTACTCTGACTATCATGAGGGCTCTTCCGCGAGAG GTTGATCCAGTAGTGTATAATATGCTTCATGAAGATCCTGGTAATGTTAGCTACTCTGCTGTGGGAGGGCTAGGAGATCAGATCCGAGAGCTTAGGGAATCTATAGAGCTGCCTCTAATGAACCCTGAGCTCTTCCTTAGAGTGGGCATCAAACCTCCTAAG GGTGTTCTTCTCTATGGACCTCCGGGAACAGGGAAGACTTTGCTAGCCAGAGCAATTGCAAGTAACATAGATGCTAACTTTCTGAAG GTTGTATCAAGTGCCATTATTGATAAGTATATTGGTGAGAGTGCAAGATTGATCAGGGAAATGTTTGGTTATGCTCGTGATCACCAG CCCTGTATCATTTTTATGGACGAGATCGATGCTATTGGTGGACGGCGTTTTAGTGAAGGGACCAGTGCAGATCGTGAAATCCAGCGGACACTCATGGAGTTGCTTAACCAATTAGATGGATTTGATCAACTTGGAAAG GTGAAAATGATCATGGCAACAAATAGACCTGATGTTCTAGATCCTGCTCTTCTTCGACCAGGGAGACTGGATAGGAAAATAGAGATACCATTGCCTAATGAACAGTCAAGAATGGAAATTCTTAAAATCCATGCTGCTGGTATAGCTAAACATGGGGAAATTGATTACGAGGCAGTCGTGAAGCTTGCTGAG GGCTTTAATGGAGCAGATCTGCGGAATGTCTGCACTGAAGCTGGGATGTCCGCTATCCGTGCTGAACGCGATTACGTCATTCATGAAGATTTTATGAAG GCTGTAAGAAAATTGAACGAAGCCAAGAAACTGGAATCTAGTGCACACTACAATGCTGATTTTGGGAAGGAATGA
- the LOC126783871 gene encoding probable receptor-like protein kinase At4g39110 isoform X2, which translates to MEIERTPNKRKMKYLFLSSLPSLSLSCRYMMAILLVFFYALLYNPTIVMSDPSSPTTFTPQDNFLIACGSKDPPKLPDGRVFKTDSQANQHLKANDDNKVSDDKADVPSPLYSNARIFTNEATYTFHMGRPGWHWVRLYFYPIQNSVSDLQKTTFNVVTEKYTLLHNFNFNEASNNNTHKAILKEYLLNVTEQIFSIKFSPQKNSAAFINAIEVVSAPDYLIGDTANNLQPMSQLGGLSNFGYETMYRVNMGGPLVTSVNDTLGRMWLPDEAYIKSKNMAKTAKVESKTIKYPQGLTPQIAPPTVYATAAEMADAGVGNQKFNVTWTFQAENAYGYLIRLHFCDIVSKSLGTLFFNVYINGYVAISELDLSQTVNGLAIPFYKDIVVNSSLVNDMVTIQIGPSKLQNGVQDAILNGLEVMKISNSVNSLDGEFGVDGKEANDSSGGGVHKGAVAAVGFGLMFGAFIGLGAMVYKWKKRPQDWQKRNSFSSWLLPVHAGDNSFMSSKNSVGKSMYSGTMGLGRFFSFAELQEATNNFDSSKIIGVGGFGNVYLGVIDDGTSVAVKRGNPQSEQGITEFQTEIQMLSKLRHRHLVSLIGYCDENQEMILVYEYMSNGPFRDHLYGKDLPPLSWKQRLEICIGAARGLHYLHTGTAQGIIHRDVKTTNILLDDQFTAKVADFGLSKDAPMGQNHVSTAVKGSFGYLDPEYFRRQQLTDKSDVYSFGVVMLEALCARPAINPALPREQVNLADWGMQWKRKGLLEKIVDPLLIGTINPESMKKFGEAAEKCLLEHGVDRPTMGDVLWNLEYALQLQEAFTEAKGEEDNTNSNPSADVAPASSADIINDQSGTAMFAQFSNLNGR; encoded by the exons ATGGAGATAGAAAGGACACCAAACAAACGCAAAATGAAGTATCTTTTCCTATCCTCCTTGCCATCATTATCATTATCTTGTAGATATATGATGGCTATCCTCCTGGTCTTTTTCTATGCACTTCTCTACAACCCTACCATTGTCATGTCTGACCCATCTTCTCCCACCACCTTCACCCCTCAAGACAACTTCCTCATTGCATGTGGTTCTAAAGACCCTCCCAAGCTACCCGATGGAAGGGTGTTCAAGACGGATTCACAAGCCAATCAACATTTGAAAGCAAATGATGATAACAAGGTGTCTGATGACAAGGCAGATGTGCCTTCTCCTCTATATTCTAATGCAAGGATTTTTACAAATGAAGCCACTTATACGTTTCACATGGGAAGGCCAGGGTGGCATTGGGTTCGCCTCTATTTCTATCCCATTCAAAACTCTGTTTCTGATCTTCAGAAGACAACTTTCAATGTCGTCACAGAAAAGTACACTTTGCTCcataattttaatttcaacGAGGCCTCTAACAACAACACCCACAAAGCTATTTTAAAGGAATACCTTCTCAATGTGACCGAGCAGATATTCTCAATCAAGTTCTCTCCCCAGAAGAACTCTGCAGCGTTCATCAATGCAATAGAGGTGGTTTCGGCCCCTGATTACCTCATCGGGGACACGGCTAACAACCTTCAACCGATGAGTCAATTAGGGGGGTTGTCCAACTTTGGATATGAAACAATGTATAGAGTTAACATGGGAGGACCCCTAGTAACCTCGGTCAATGACACATTAGGACGAATGTGGTTACCGGATGAAGCATACATCAAGTCTAAGAACATGGCCAAAACTGCTAAGGTTGAAAGTAAGACTATTAAGTATCCTCAAGGGCTAACACCCCAAATAGCTCCACCAACAGTTTATGCAACGGCGGCAGAAATGGCTGATGCAGGCGTCGGCAATCAAAAGTTCAATGTAACATGGACCTTTCAAGCTGAAAATGCATATGGTTACTTGATCCGATTGCATTTTTGCGACATTGTGAGCAAATCACTTGGTACTCTTTTCTTCAATGTCTACATTAATGGATACGTGGCCATAAGTGAATTGGATTTGTCACAAACTGTAAACGGTTTGGCAATTCCATTCTACAAGGACATCGTGGTTAACTCGTCATTGGTAAACGATATGGTTACAATCCAAATTGGTCCGTCAAAATTGCAAAATGGTGTACAAGATGCCATTCTTAATGGCTTAGAGGTGATGAAAATAAGCAATTCTGTTAATAGTTTGGATGGCGAGTTCGGAGTTGATGGAAAGGAGGCAAATGATAGTAGTGGAGGTGGAGTTCACAAGGGAGCGGTGGCTGCAGTTGGATTTGGGTTGATGTTTGGAGCCTTTATAGGGCTTGGGGCAATGGTTTACAAATGGAAGAAGAGACCTCAAGATTGGCAGAAAAGGAACAGCTTCTCTTCTTGGTTACTCCCTGTACATGCTGGGGATAACAGCTTTATGTCAAGTAAGAATTCAGTGGGAAAGAGCATGTACTCTGGAACAATGGGTCTCGGCCGATTCTTCTCTTTTGCAGAGCTGCAGGAAGCTACCAATAATTTTGATTCGAGCAAAATCATTGGTGTTGGTGGATTTGGCAATGTGTATCTTGGTGTGATTGATGATGGGACTAGTGTTGCTGTTAAAAGAGGAAACCCCCAATCTGAACAAGGAATTACAGAGTTCCAAACGGAAATACAAATGTTGTCAAAGCTCAGACACAGGCATTTGGTCTCCCTAATTGGCTACTGTGACGAAAACCAAGAGATGATCTTAGTTTATGAGTACATGTCAAATGGACCATTTAGAGATCATCTATACGGTAAAGACTTGCCACCATTGTCATGGAAGCAAAGGTTAGAGATTTGTATTGGCGCTGCTCGTGGGCTTCACTACCTTCATACAGGAACAGCACAAGGCATCATTCACCGCGATGTGAAGACAACAAACATTCTTCTCGATGATCAATTCACTGCTAAGGTTGCTGATTTTGGTTTATCTAAAGATGCGCCAATGGGACAGAACCATGTCAGTACCGCAGTGAAAGGAAGCTTTGGGTACTTAGACCCTGAGTACTTTAGAAGACAACAATTGACGGACAAATCTGATGTCTACTCATTCGGAGTTGTCATGCTCGAGGCATTGTGCGCTAGACCTGCTATCAATCCTGCACTACCAAGAGAACAAGTTAACTTGGCTGACTGGGGAATGCAGTGGAAGAGGAAGGGCTTGTTGGAAAAGATTGTGGACCCTCTCCTTATCGGAACAATCAACCCTGAGTCCATGAAGAAGTTTGGTGAGGCTGCTGAGAAGTGCTTATTAGAGCACGGTGTGGATAGGCCCACAATGGGAGATGTGCTATGGAACTTGGAGTATGCCCTGCAACTTCAAGAGGCATTCACAGAAGCAAAGGGCGAAGAGGACAACACCAACTCCAACCCCTCAGCTGATGTTGCACCTGCCTCCTCAGCTGAT ATAATTAATGACCAATCTGGAACCGCTATGTTTGCTCAATTTTCTAACCTCAATGGTAGGTAA
- the LOC126783871 gene encoding probable receptor-like protein kinase At2g21480 isoform X1: MEIERTPNKRKMKYLFLSSLPSLSLSCRYMMAILLVFFYALLYNPTIVMSDPSSPTTFTPQDNFLIACGSKDPPKLPDGRVFKTDSQANQHLKANDDNKVSDDKADVPSPLYSNARIFTNEATYTFHMGRPGWHWVRLYFYPIQNSVSDLQKTTFNVVTEKYTLLHNFNFNEASNNNTHKAILKEYLLNVTEQIFSIKFSPQKNSAAFINAIEVVSAPDYLIGDTANNLQPMSQLGGLSNFGYETMYRVNMGGPLVTSVNDTLGRMWLPDEAYIKSKNMAKTAKVESKTIKYPQGLTPQIAPPTVYATAAEMADAGVGNQKFNVTWTFQAENAYGYLIRLHFCDIVSKSLGTLFFNVYINGYVAISELDLSQTVNGLAIPFYKDIVVNSSLVNDMVTIQIGPSKLQNGVQDAILNGLEVMKISNSVNSLDGEFGVDGKEANDSSGGGVHKGAVAAVGFGLMFGAFIGLGAMVYKWKKRPQDWQKRNSFSSWLLPVHAGDNSFMSSKNSVGKSMYSGTMGLGRFFSFAELQEATNNFDSSKIIGVGGFGNVYLGVIDDGTSVAVKRGNPQSEQGITEFQTEIQMLSKLRHRHLVSLIGYCDENQEMILVYEYMSNGPFRDHLYGKDLPPLSWKQRLEICIGAARGLHYLHTGTAQGIIHRDVKTTNILLDDQFTAKVADFGLSKDAPMGQNHVSTAVKGSFGYLDPEYFRRQQLTDKSDVYSFGVVMLEALCARPAINPALPREQVNLADWGMQWKRKGLLEKIVDPLLIGTINPESMKKFGEAAEKCLLEHGVDRPTMGDVLWNLEYALQLQEAFTEAKGEEDNTNSNPSADVAPASSADVVAASTAAAPRPASILEEEKALPTEQIINDQSGTAMFAQFSNLNGR; the protein is encoded by the coding sequence ATGGAGATAGAAAGGACACCAAACAAACGCAAAATGAAGTATCTTTTCCTATCCTCCTTGCCATCATTATCATTATCTTGTAGATATATGATGGCTATCCTCCTGGTCTTTTTCTATGCACTTCTCTACAACCCTACCATTGTCATGTCTGACCCATCTTCTCCCACCACCTTCACCCCTCAAGACAACTTCCTCATTGCATGTGGTTCTAAAGACCCTCCCAAGCTACCCGATGGAAGGGTGTTCAAGACGGATTCACAAGCCAATCAACATTTGAAAGCAAATGATGATAACAAGGTGTCTGATGACAAGGCAGATGTGCCTTCTCCTCTATATTCTAATGCAAGGATTTTTACAAATGAAGCCACTTATACGTTTCACATGGGAAGGCCAGGGTGGCATTGGGTTCGCCTCTATTTCTATCCCATTCAAAACTCTGTTTCTGATCTTCAGAAGACAACTTTCAATGTCGTCACAGAAAAGTACACTTTGCTCcataattttaatttcaacGAGGCCTCTAACAACAACACCCACAAAGCTATTTTAAAGGAATACCTTCTCAATGTGACCGAGCAGATATTCTCAATCAAGTTCTCTCCCCAGAAGAACTCTGCAGCGTTCATCAATGCAATAGAGGTGGTTTCGGCCCCTGATTACCTCATCGGGGACACGGCTAACAACCTTCAACCGATGAGTCAATTAGGGGGGTTGTCCAACTTTGGATATGAAACAATGTATAGAGTTAACATGGGAGGACCCCTAGTAACCTCGGTCAATGACACATTAGGACGAATGTGGTTACCGGATGAAGCATACATCAAGTCTAAGAACATGGCCAAAACTGCTAAGGTTGAAAGTAAGACTATTAAGTATCCTCAAGGGCTAACACCCCAAATAGCTCCACCAACAGTTTATGCAACGGCGGCAGAAATGGCTGATGCAGGCGTCGGCAATCAAAAGTTCAATGTAACATGGACCTTTCAAGCTGAAAATGCATATGGTTACTTGATCCGATTGCATTTTTGCGACATTGTGAGCAAATCACTTGGTACTCTTTTCTTCAATGTCTACATTAATGGATACGTGGCCATAAGTGAATTGGATTTGTCACAAACTGTAAACGGTTTGGCAATTCCATTCTACAAGGACATCGTGGTTAACTCGTCATTGGTAAACGATATGGTTACAATCCAAATTGGTCCGTCAAAATTGCAAAATGGTGTACAAGATGCCATTCTTAATGGCTTAGAGGTGATGAAAATAAGCAATTCTGTTAATAGTTTGGATGGCGAGTTCGGAGTTGATGGAAAGGAGGCAAATGATAGTAGTGGAGGTGGAGTTCACAAGGGAGCGGTGGCTGCAGTTGGATTTGGGTTGATGTTTGGAGCCTTTATAGGGCTTGGGGCAATGGTTTACAAATGGAAGAAGAGACCTCAAGATTGGCAGAAAAGGAACAGCTTCTCTTCTTGGTTACTCCCTGTACATGCTGGGGATAACAGCTTTATGTCAAGTAAGAATTCAGTGGGAAAGAGCATGTACTCTGGAACAATGGGTCTCGGCCGATTCTTCTCTTTTGCAGAGCTGCAGGAAGCTACCAATAATTTTGATTCGAGCAAAATCATTGGTGTTGGTGGATTTGGCAATGTGTATCTTGGTGTGATTGATGATGGGACTAGTGTTGCTGTTAAAAGAGGAAACCCCCAATCTGAACAAGGAATTACAGAGTTCCAAACGGAAATACAAATGTTGTCAAAGCTCAGACACAGGCATTTGGTCTCCCTAATTGGCTACTGTGACGAAAACCAAGAGATGATCTTAGTTTATGAGTACATGTCAAATGGACCATTTAGAGATCATCTATACGGTAAAGACTTGCCACCATTGTCATGGAAGCAAAGGTTAGAGATTTGTATTGGCGCTGCTCGTGGGCTTCACTACCTTCATACAGGAACAGCACAAGGCATCATTCACCGCGATGTGAAGACAACAAACATTCTTCTCGATGATCAATTCACTGCTAAGGTTGCTGATTTTGGTTTATCTAAAGATGCGCCAATGGGACAGAACCATGTCAGTACCGCAGTGAAAGGAAGCTTTGGGTACTTAGACCCTGAGTACTTTAGAAGACAACAATTGACGGACAAATCTGATGTCTACTCATTCGGAGTTGTCATGCTCGAGGCATTGTGCGCTAGACCTGCTATCAATCCTGCACTACCAAGAGAACAAGTTAACTTGGCTGACTGGGGAATGCAGTGGAAGAGGAAGGGCTTGTTGGAAAAGATTGTGGACCCTCTCCTTATCGGAACAATCAACCCTGAGTCCATGAAGAAGTTTGGTGAGGCTGCTGAGAAGTGCTTATTAGAGCACGGTGTGGATAGGCCCACAATGGGAGATGTGCTATGGAACTTGGAGTATGCCCTGCAACTTCAAGAGGCATTCACAGAAGCAAAGGGCGAAGAGGACAACACCAACTCCAACCCCTCAGCTGATGTTGCACCTGCCTCCTCAGCTGATGTTGTTGCTGCTTCTACTGCCGCCGCACCTCGCCCAGCTTCTATATTAGAGGAGGAAAAAGCCCTGCCAACAGAACAGATAATTAATGACCAATCTGGAACCGCTATGTTTGCTCAATTTTCTAACCTCAATGGTAGGTAA
- the LOC126783865 gene encoding probable carboxylesterase 18, whose product MTIIDQNDDARCRITTQTLLLVGIAGLASLSWKTHLALTLVLKVKEAAFRLDGIINCRLLNFVDLKASPKSTNVVISSDVVVDSTRSLWFHLFVPVKNEPLSSSLPIILYFHAGGFATYNPSSVHYNTICRKFTSTIHAIVVFVKYRFSPKHCYPSQYDDGFASYSPSSVHYNTIRKSSVFISSL is encoded by the coding sequence ATGACAATTATCGACCAAAACGATGACGCCAGGTGTAGAATCACCACCCAAACCCTCCTCCTCGTTGGGATTGCCGGATTGGCTTCACTCTCGTGGAAGACTCATCTAGCGTTGACGCTAGTGTTAAAAGTTAAGGAGGCTGCCTTTCGCCTTGACGGCATCATCAACTGCCGTCTCCTCAATTTTGTCGACCTCAAGGCCTCACCGAAGTCCACAAACGTCGTCATCTCCTCCGACGTGGTCGTCGACTCCACTCGTAGTCTCTGGTTCCATCTCTTCGTCCCCGTCAAAAATGAGCCCTTGTCCTCGTCTCTTCCCATCATTCTTTACTTTCATGCCGGCGGCTTTGCAACCTACAACCCCTCTTCGGTTCACTACAACACCATTTGCCGCAAGTTCACCTCCACAATCCATGCCATTGTTGTTTTCGTCAAATATCGTTTCTCACCAAAGCACTGCTACCCATCCCAATACGACGACGGCTTTGCAAGCTACAGTCCCTCCTCGGTGCACTACAACACCATTCGCAAAAGTTCAGTTTTCATTTCAAGTCTATAA